The proteins below are encoded in one region of Myxococcales bacterium:
- a CDS encoding ATP-binding protein — MKRDIATLIRLGENEHIEFKSTVRWDMQREKVNKKLSDVVAKTIAALANHGGGSLLIGINDDGKILGLNLDYQTLKKPNRDGFEQLVMTLVRERLGGHVCRLIHVLFANLEGHDVCRIVVEPSDAPIFFDDGTSTCFFVRTGNASRELDVRETIQFVASRWNEKAAQPSRALDWSSQPPKGVTKA, encoded by the coding sequence ATGAAGCGCGACATAGCCACTTTGATTCGTCTTGGAGAAAATGAGCACATCGAATTCAAGTCTACCGTACGTTGGGACATGCAACGCGAAAAAGTGAACAAAAAACTTTCCGACGTCGTGGCGAAGACTATCGCCGCGTTGGCAAACCACGGTGGAGGCAGCCTTCTCATTGGAATCAACGACGACGGTAAGATTTTGGGCCTAAATCTGGACTACCAAACACTGAAAAAACCAAACCGCGATGGATTCGAGCAGCTCGTGATGACCCTCGTTCGTGAGCGTCTTGGCGGTCATGTTTGCAGGCTGATTCATGTGCTTTTCGCTAATCTTGAGGGCCACGATGTCTGCCGGATTGTGGTAGAGCCGTCGGATGCGCCTATTTTTTTCGACGATGGTACATCAACGTGCTTTTTTGTACGGACAGGGAATGCAAGCCGGGAGCTTGATGTTCGAGAGACGATCCAATTCGTAGCAAGCCGCTGGAACGAAAAGGCGGCCCAACCGAGCAGAGCCTTAGACTGGTCATCTCAGCCGCCGAAGGGAGTGACAAAAGCATGA
- a CDS encoding L-2-amino-thiazoline-4-carboxylic acid hydrolase has product MMRLLKPWLLIHTRPVLAQRFGRARAKQILEQAFGRYRTSASNLRKEASMGGNVMVHCAALTAELYHVLLVEGLDEQQARAQTAKVTAVIYDKMAKLPWLIARISARSPIARLKRATTIFRKFPFSPPAYLMQDVPSDKQSVAFDVKRCPVAEYFKQQGLPELCAESFCSLDFSLAEKWGAQLERSTTLAAGDACCDFRWRLKPIEKERIPKKRRGLYKSPFVRRKNLHDPFRFCSTALLTGKRSSIFDALTKHGMISPQDRALFRFADSPVEAFSFLKEGLSEAMEATSPAFASTVTCSAHLEQKCAHAAADCCGPTAPIQKVNT; this is encoded by the coding sequence ATGATGCGACTCCTGAAGCCATGGCTTCTTATTCACACCCGACCGGTGCTTGCCCAGCGTTTTGGACGGGCACGCGCAAAACAGATTCTTGAGCAAGCCTTCGGTCGCTATAGAACCAGCGCAAGCAATCTTCGCAAAGAAGCATCGATGGGAGGTAATGTGATGGTTCACTGTGCTGCGCTCACGGCAGAGCTTTACCATGTCCTGCTAGTTGAAGGACTCGACGAGCAGCAAGCGCGCGCACAAACCGCCAAAGTCACCGCAGTCATCTACGACAAAATGGCAAAGCTTCCCTGGTTGATCGCGCGGATTTCAGCGCGATCGCCCATTGCCCGACTAAAGCGCGCCACCACAATCTTCCGGAAATTTCCTTTCAGTCCGCCAGCCTATCTGATGCAAGATGTGCCATCGGATAAGCAAAGCGTTGCCTTCGACGTCAAGCGCTGCCCGGTTGCCGAGTACTTCAAGCAACAAGGTCTCCCTGAGCTATGCGCCGAGTCCTTTTGCAGCCTTGATTTTTCTCTTGCCGAAAAATGGGGCGCGCAACTGGAGCGGTCAACAACGCTTGCCGCTGGAGATGCATGTTGCGACTTTCGTTGGCGGTTGAAACCGATCGAAAAAGAACGAATACCCAAGAAAAGAAGAGGGCTTTATAAGTCACCCTTTGTCAGACGAAAAAACTTGCACGACCCATTTCGGTTCTGCTCTACGGCCCTGCTTACTGGAAAGAGATCGTCAATTTTCGATGCTTTGACCAAGCACGGCATGATTAGCCCACAGGACCGTGCGCTTTTTCGCTTCGCAGACAGCCCAGTTGAAGCTTTTTCGTTTTTGAAGGAAGGTCTTTCCGAAGCCATGGAAGCTACGAGCCCTGCATTCGCCAGCACTGTTACCTGCTCCGCACATCTTGAGCAAAAATGTGCCCATGCTGCTGCTGATTGCTGCGGTCCCACTGCGCCTATCCAGAAAGTCAACACATGA
- a CDS encoding class I SAM-dependent methyltransferase, which translates to MTDRRNHWEAAYQSKDSETQSWFQPRPVESLALIEMAGCSPLTRIIDVGGGTSLLVDELITQGCRNLSVLDISASALEESKRRLGMQAEQVLWIEADIAESAIDGNFDIWHDRAVFHFLTETTDKRAYVHTLKKSLKFGGHAIIATFAEDGPTRCSGLPVVQYHPSSLLAELGEGFTLVETRKELHHTPAGRDQSFVYCLFRHTDAARQA; encoded by the coding sequence ATGACAGATCGACGCAACCATTGGGAAGCTGCATACCAATCCAAGGACTCCGAGACACAAAGCTGGTTTCAGCCTCGTCCGGTCGAATCGCTTGCGCTTATCGAGATGGCGGGCTGCAGCCCGCTAACACGAATCATCGATGTGGGTGGCGGCACCTCGCTTCTTGTCGATGAGCTCATAACCCAAGGTTGCCGGAACTTGAGCGTTCTTGACATTTCGGCCTCAGCACTTGAAGAAAGCAAAAGGCGGCTTGGCATGCAGGCAGAGCAAGTGCTCTGGATCGAGGCCGACATCGCAGAGAGCGCCATCGACGGAAATTTTGACATCTGGCACGACCGAGCTGTCTTTCACTTTCTTACGGAGACCACTGACAAAAGGGCGTACGTGCACACGTTGAAAAAATCACTCAAGTTTGGCGGACACGCAATCATCGCCACATTTGCAGAAGACGGTCCCACGCGCTGCAGTGGCCTTCCGGTCGTTCAATACCATCCGAGCTCACTTCTCGCAGAGCTCGGCGAAGGTTTCACGCTAGTAGAAACACGCAAGGAATTGCACCACACACCCGCGGGTCGCGATCAAAGTTTCGTCTACTGTCTTTTTCGGCATACTGATGCAGCGCGCCAGGCTTGA
- a CDS encoding MerR family transcriptional regulator — translation MNSSETFTIGQLAKHTGVGVETIRFYEKKGLLVAPKRLPSGYRQYSTLALDRVRFIRRAKGLGFTLGEIAELLSETKTGSGRFM, via the coding sequence ATGAACAGCTCCGAGACTTTTACCATTGGACAACTGGCTAAACACACTGGGGTTGGCGTCGAGACAATCCGGTTTTACGAAAAAAAAGGGCTTCTCGTGGCGCCTAAACGGCTGCCTTCGGGCTATCGGCAATATTCAACTTTAGCGCTTGATCGAGTCCGCTTTATCCGGCGCGCCAAAGGACTTGGCTTTACGCTCGGAGAAATTGCTGAGCTGCTATCGGAAACGAAAACGGGGTCAGGTCGCTTCATGTAG
- a CDS encoding type II toxin-antitoxin system PemK/MazF family toxin, with the protein MKRGELWWARLDKRRPVLLLSRDEAYDVRAMVTVAPLSTTIRGFSVEVRVGRKEKLPKVCVVNLDNVATIAMASLEERISVLSTSKMAQVDDSLRFALGLE; encoded by the coding sequence ATGAAGCGGGGTGAACTGTGGTGGGCCCGGCTTGATAAGCGGCGGCCGGTACTTCTTCTTTCTCGTGATGAAGCTTACGATGTGCGGGCTATGGTAACGGTGGCGCCGCTTAGCACAACCATCCGTGGCTTTTCAGTAGAAGTCCGAGTAGGCCGCAAAGAAAAGCTACCGAAAGTTTGTGTTGTTAACTTGGACAATGTAGCCACGATAGCCATGGCGTCGCTTGAGGAGCGCATCTCTGTTTTAAGCACATCAAAAATGGCGCAAGTTGATGACTCCCTACGTTTTGCGCTCGGTTTAGAATAG
- a CDS encoding ribbon-helix-helix protein, CopG family codes for MAGSTKIAITLPDDVYDEVEKLRLANHESRSAVIQRAVRILLRHNERHARVREYVAAYKCSPESQDEVRQATALAKSGLSHVDWE; via the coding sequence ATGGCGGGAAGTACCAAAATAGCGATTACGCTTCCGGATGATGTCTATGACGAAGTTGAGAAGTTGCGGCTTGCGAATCACGAGAGCCGCAGTGCGGTGATTCAACGTGCTGTTCGGATTTTATTGCGCCACAATGAAAGACACGCTCGTGTGCGTGAATATGTTGCTGCTTATAAGTGCTCTCCGGAATCTCAAGATGAAGTAAGACAGGCGACAGCGCTTGCCAAGTCGGGGCTGTCGCACGTGGATTGGGAATGA
- a CDS encoding TolC family protein — translation MKRRSHIFNARGTVAALMVLAASGGMPAYGQELSTRRTAAWRPLRPEQAIHLEQAVSYAFGSHPKIRAAEARLREAQGRLTGAQTYPHNPILSGGAAAHTIGPDQSRPDLNFVLGQEIEIAAQRGDRISASQRELAAQRAKLLRTKRLLAANVHVAFIAGLETRELLDVALRDVVLTRRLYELAQRRLERGGATQLDVNVAAAELGRSEARFQSAEADYGLARAFLAETIGLDPSFLPLPRGKLHVELEAPPSLKEAVQSAHGRRADLRALREQQAASRGRYELAKSEAWPNITLSALAGSEEGIPLVGGALSIPIPLFNRNQGRIQETKAGIDRSLAEHELGELSAQREVVAAHTRYQTGIRTAQRLRQLVVGTLEQNLLLLQRAFDAGKATWPEVVLIRRSLVDGQRELISAEANARQAWIALQIATGRMPVPLPKRKPKEKQ, via the coding sequence ATGAAGAGACGATCGCATATATTTAATGCGCGGGGCACTGTCGCCGCGTTAATGGTCCTGGCTGCCAGTGGTGGTATGCCAGCATATGGACAGGAGTTGTCTACCCGCAGAACCGCGGCATGGCGTCCACTGCGACCGGAGCAAGCAATTCATCTCGAGCAAGCTGTAAGCTACGCGTTTGGCAGTCATCCAAAAATTCGCGCAGCCGAAGCGCGTCTTCGAGAAGCACAGGGTCGGCTAACAGGGGCACAAACCTATCCCCACAATCCGATTCTCTCCGGCGGCGCAGCTGCCCATACGATAGGGCCCGATCAGAGCAGGCCTGATTTGAATTTTGTGTTGGGACAGGAGATTGAGATAGCCGCTCAGCGCGGTGACCGGATAAGCGCTTCACAGAGAGAGCTTGCTGCGCAGCGAGCCAAACTGTTGCGCACGAAACGTCTGCTTGCTGCCAACGTGCATGTTGCTTTTATCGCAGGCCTTGAGACTCGGGAGCTTCTGGACGTGGCCCTTCGGGATGTGGTGTTAACAAGACGGCTTTACGAACTGGCGCAACGTCGTTTAGAACGCGGCGGCGCCACTCAGCTCGATGTCAACGTTGCAGCCGCGGAGCTTGGACGGTCCGAGGCGCGTTTTCAGTCCGCCGAAGCCGACTATGGCCTGGCGAGGGCTTTTCTTGCCGAGACCATAGGACTCGATCCTTCTTTTCTGCCACTTCCGCGGGGAAAGCTTCATGTCGAGCTCGAGGCGCCTCCTTCGCTTAAAGAAGCCGTGCAATCCGCACACGGCAGACGAGCTGATCTGCGAGCCCTCAGAGAGCAGCAAGCAGCAAGCCGTGGACGCTACGAGCTTGCCAAATCAGAAGCGTGGCCAAATATCACCCTAAGCGCTCTTGCCGGAAGCGAAGAAGGCATACCGCTCGTAGGCGGAGCGCTGTCGATCCCTATTCCACTGTTCAACCGAAACCAAGGACGCATTCAAGAAACCAAAGCTGGGATCGATCGTTCGCTGGCGGAGCACGAGCTCGGTGAGCTCTCGGCACAGCGCGAGGTCGTAGCCGCACACACGCGTTATCAAACAGGGATCCGCACCGCACAAAGATTACGGCAGTTGGTTGTCGGGACACTGGAGCAAAATCTGTTGCTTCTTCAGCGTGCTTTCGATGCAGGTAAAGCCACCTGGCCAGAGGTTGTGCTCATTCGTCGCTCGCTGGTGGATGGGCAACGTGAACTGATTTCCGCGGAGGCCAATGCCCGACAGGCCTGGATCGCGCTCCAGATTGCAACCGGAAGAATGCCTGTGCCCCTGCCCAAACGCAAACCAAAGGAGAAACAATGA
- a CDS encoding efflux RND transporter periplasmic adaptor subunit, producing MIRRNLLIHLMALALGIGFGACSSKTKEQHAKHDNNDAHKEGIVVLTAEAATRVRIRTSPVQNRVLSGVISTTGRVDFNQDNLAHVSPRVPGRVHQVHAVLGAQVKKGQSLAVIDSISFGQAKSTFLQAKAQLELATSTLEREQGLLADQITSQQSVLEAQASHQRANATFQSARQQLRLLGLSNRQIDSVSYDDSAAALFPLPAPISGTIVEKHISLGEIVSPGNNVFTVADLSSLWIWIDIYERDLAHVHLDDDVVLSVDTFPDQISRAK from the coding sequence ATGATACGGCGAAACCTACTTATCCATTTGATGGCCCTCGCACTGGGCATAGGATTTGGAGCGTGCTCGTCCAAAACCAAAGAGCAACATGCAAAGCATGATAACAACGATGCGCATAAGGAGGGAATCGTTGTGCTTACTGCCGAAGCTGCTACGCGAGTCCGCATTCGAACAAGCCCCGTGCAAAACCGCGTACTATCCGGTGTGATTTCCACGACCGGAAGGGTCGACTTCAACCAGGATAACCTCGCTCATGTCTCGCCGCGTGTACCTGGAAGGGTGCACCAGGTCCACGCAGTCCTCGGCGCGCAGGTGAAAAAAGGGCAGAGCCTTGCTGTGATTGATTCGATTTCGTTTGGACAAGCCAAAAGCACATTCTTGCAAGCAAAGGCGCAGCTTGAACTTGCAACCAGCACACTTGAGCGTGAACAGGGTCTGCTCGCGGATCAGATTACAAGCCAGCAGTCCGTGCTCGAGGCGCAAGCGAGCCACCAGCGTGCGAACGCCACATTCCAAAGTGCACGACAACAACTACGCCTATTGGGGTTATCCAACCGCCAAATTGATTCCGTGAGTTATGATGACTCCGCAGCGGCACTTTTTCCCTTGCCAGCTCCCATTTCTGGAACCATCGTTGAAAAACATATCAGTTTGGGCGAAATCGTTTCACCTGGAAACAACGTATTTACAGTGGCAGATCTCTCAAGTTTGTGGATCTGGATTGACATCTATGAACGCGACTTGGCTCACGTTCACTTGGATGATGACGTGGTGCTCAGCGTAGACACCTTTCCTGACCAAATTTCAAGGGCAAAGTAG
- a CDS encoding efflux RND transporter periplasmic adaptor subunit, which translates to MRNEIDPDTRTARARIDVHNPDRALKPGMFANVVVSDPHGVDGALSPKTLVVPMGAIQRDGKEQVAFVPKGERRFERRVLTLGQQTDAYAEVLSGLKASDSVVIEGTFILKSEAAKNTLGGGHDD; encoded by the coding sequence ATTCGCAATGAGATCGATCCGGACACACGAACCGCTCGGGCTCGTATCGACGTCCACAATCCAGACAGAGCCCTCAAGCCAGGCATGTTTGCAAATGTAGTCGTCTCCGATCCACATGGCGTAGACGGAGCGCTCTCGCCGAAAACCCTCGTGGTGCCCATGGGCGCCATTCAAAGAGACGGCAAGGAGCAAGTAGCTTTTGTTCCAAAAGGAGAACGTCGCTTCGAGCGCCGTGTGCTTACGCTTGGCCAGCAAACGGATGCCTACGCTGAGGTCTTAAGTGGCCTGAAAGCTAGCGACTCGGTAGTAATCGAGGGGACCTTCATTCTTAAATCCGAGGCCGCCAAAAATACCCTGGGCGGCGGTCATGACGACTAA
- a CDS encoding efflux RND transporter permease subunit: MINRIIDFSLNHRLLVIIGWFLTVAIGAYSLSDLPIDAVPDVTNVQVQVLTNTPGLAPEEVEKFITFPVETAMSGVPKVEEIRSVSKFGLSVVTVVFEEGSDIYWARQQVSERLTEAREQIPQGYGEPAMGPISTGLGEIYQFEVKGEPMCEAEQEDTEECYTPMELRTILDWYVNYQLRSVPGIVEVNSFGGQLKTYQATLDPKQLVAYGLSVGDVLSALEANNRNVGGGYIAHQGEQYLVRGEGLIEDLESLGSIVLSHDAQGTPVYVRDVGQVQFAPMIRQGAVTRDGRGETVVGIVMMLMGENSRAVVNRVKDKIKQVKKTLPKGVSIETYYDRTELVERTIKTVATNLVEGSLLVVIVLLLLLGNLRAALIVALAIPLSFVVAIIGMKWAGLSANLMSLGAVDFGIIVDGAVVMIENIVRVLHDTKHAKDASHLEKVRSAARDVARPVLFAVGIIMIVYLPILGLRGVEGKMFIPMALTVMFALFGSLVVALTLMPVLASFFLKNISEKEPWLFRMAKRVYVPLLGLVLRHKARTFGAAVGIFVISLFLIPFLGAEFIPKLDEGAIAMQIWRLPSVSLEQSNDISTMAEQVLKEQFPEVDTVVSRTGRAEIATDPMGVEISDTYIILKPPDTWRFKTKEALLEAIDEAIKKNVPGAIFSYSQPIELRVQELISGVRSDIAIQIYGDDLDLLKQKADAVAAIVQKVPGAADVKAEQTQGLPLLRIHIDRAAIARYGITATQVLDVIETVGGKRVGTVLEGQKRFALQVRFDHDVRKDLRAIRDLRIGVPQQYGPTMQIPISQLAQITLEEGPAQISRERISRRINVEANVRGRDLASFVSDAQAAVAAKVELPQGWLIEWGGQFENLQKASKRLALLIPIAMLLIFFLLYSTFNSARLAALIYLNVPMAITGGLVALSIRGYPLSISAGVGFIALFGVAVMNGVVLVSYMVQRQKEGEDPDSAARQGGISRLRPVLMTALTGIIGFAPMAIATSAGAEVQRPLATVVIGGLCTSLLLTLLVIPSVYTWFVKQDKQKNIVR; the protein is encoded by the coding sequence ATGATTAACCGCATCATCGATTTTTCTCTAAACCACCGTTTGCTGGTTATCATCGGCTGGTTTTTGACGGTGGCTATCGGAGCGTATTCCCTCTCTGATCTGCCAATCGACGCAGTGCCCGATGTGACCAACGTTCAGGTTCAAGTGCTGACCAACACTCCCGGTTTGGCTCCAGAAGAGGTGGAAAAGTTTATCACCTTCCCTGTCGAGACGGCCATGAGCGGTGTGCCCAAGGTCGAAGAGATTCGGTCCGTATCCAAATTTGGTTTATCGGTTGTCACGGTGGTGTTCGAAGAGGGCTCCGACATTTACTGGGCACGTCAGCAGGTCAGCGAACGTCTCACCGAGGCGCGTGAACAGATCCCGCAGGGCTATGGCGAACCTGCGATGGGACCCATTTCCACTGGCTTGGGTGAAATCTATCAGTTCGAGGTTAAGGGCGAACCGATGTGCGAGGCCGAGCAAGAGGATACAGAGGAGTGTTATACGCCAATGGAGCTGCGCACGATTCTCGATTGGTACGTCAACTATCAGCTTCGCTCAGTGCCGGGCATTGTCGAGGTAAACTCATTCGGCGGCCAGCTCAAAACATACCAGGCCACGCTCGATCCAAAGCAGTTGGTGGCCTACGGTCTGAGTGTTGGAGATGTACTCAGTGCTCTGGAGGCCAACAACCGTAACGTCGGCGGTGGTTACATCGCGCATCAGGGTGAGCAGTATCTTGTGCGTGGCGAAGGGCTAATTGAAGATCTTGAATCGCTTGGCAGCATCGTGCTAAGCCATGACGCGCAGGGCACGCCAGTGTATGTTCGGGACGTCGGCCAAGTGCAGTTCGCGCCCATGATTCGACAAGGGGCGGTCACGCGTGACGGTCGCGGTGAGACCGTCGTTGGCATCGTCATGATGCTTATGGGCGAGAACTCTCGCGCTGTGGTGAATCGCGTCAAAGACAAGATCAAACAGGTCAAAAAGACGCTTCCCAAGGGTGTGAGCATCGAGACGTACTACGACCGTACCGAGCTTGTGGAGCGCACCATCAAAACCGTCGCGACAAACCTGGTTGAGGGAAGCCTGTTGGTCGTCATTGTACTGCTTCTTTTGCTCGGCAATCTTCGTGCAGCGCTAATTGTGGCTTTGGCCATCCCGCTCTCCTTTGTGGTAGCGATTATTGGAATGAAGTGGGCGGGGTTGTCGGCAAATCTTATGAGTCTCGGAGCAGTAGACTTTGGCATCATTGTGGATGGCGCTGTCGTGATGATCGAAAACATTGTTCGAGTGCTTCACGATACCAAACACGCAAAGGACGCCTCACACCTCGAGAAGGTCCGCTCTGCAGCTCGCGATGTTGCCCGCCCGGTACTTTTCGCTGTCGGGATTATTATGATCGTTTATCTCCCGATCCTTGGCCTTCGTGGCGTCGAGGGAAAAATGTTCATCCCGATGGCCCTGACCGTCATGTTTGCACTTTTTGGTTCGCTTGTGGTTGCACTTACCCTCATGCCGGTCCTCGCGAGCTTCTTTCTCAAAAACATTTCAGAAAAGGAGCCCTGGCTCTTTCGTATGGCCAAAAGGGTCTACGTGCCACTGCTCGGCCTGGTCCTTCGCCACAAGGCTCGCACCTTTGGAGCTGCCGTGGGCATCTTTGTGATCAGTCTTTTTCTCATACCGTTTTTGGGCGCAGAGTTCATTCCCAAACTCGATGAAGGCGCTATCGCGATGCAAATTTGGCGTCTGCCTAGCGTCTCGCTTGAGCAGTCGAACGACATCAGCACGATGGCTGAACAAGTACTCAAAGAGCAGTTCCCTGAAGTGGACACGGTTGTCTCCCGCACCGGACGCGCTGAAATTGCGACCGATCCAATGGGCGTGGAGATAAGCGATACTTACATTATTTTGAAGCCACCAGACACGTGGCGATTCAAGACCAAGGAAGCGCTACTCGAGGCCATCGACGAAGCAATAAAAAAGAACGTTCCAGGAGCCATCTTTAGTTATTCCCAACCCATTGAGCTTCGTGTGCAAGAACTCATCTCCGGAGTGCGTTCTGACATCGCGATTCAGATCTACGGCGATGATTTAGATTTGCTCAAGCAAAAAGCCGACGCGGTTGCTGCCATCGTTCAAAAGGTTCCGGGCGCCGCTGATGTCAAGGCAGAACAGACGCAAGGGTTGCCGTTGCTGCGCATCCACATCGATCGAGCTGCCATTGCACGCTATGGCATCACGGCAACACAGGTTCTCGATGTCATCGAAACAGTGGGCGGCAAACGAGTCGGCACTGTGCTCGAAGGCCAAAAACGTTTTGCTTTGCAAGTGCGTTTCGATCACGATGTACGAAAAGACTTGCGTGCCATTCGCGATCTGCGCATAGGCGTGCCGCAACAATATGGCCCCACAATGCAGATTCCGATCTCCCAGTTGGCGCAGATCACGCTTGAGGAGGGACCCGCTCAGATCAGCCGCGAGCGAATTAGTCGGCGTATCAACGTGGAGGCCAATGTGCGGGGGCGTGACCTGGCTTCCTTCGTCTCCGATGCGCAGGCAGCAGTTGCTGCGAAAGTGGAGCTACCCCAGGGTTGGCTGATCGAGTGGGGCGGTCAATTCGAAAACCTCCAGAAAGCATCGAAGCGTCTCGCATTGCTTATCCCCATTGCGATGTTGCTCATTTTTTTCCTGCTTTATTCCACCTTCAACTCAGCACGCCTTGCAGCGCTCATCTACCTAAACGTTCCGATGGCCATCACGGGCGGACTCGTTGCCCTGAGCATTCGCGGATATCCGCTTTCTATTTCAGCAGGCGTCGGGTTCATCGCACTTTTTGGCGTTGCAGTGATGAACGGTGTTGTGTTGGTCTCCTATATGGTTCAACGGCAAAAAGAAGGGGAAGATCCGGATAGCGCTGCGCGACAAGGAGGCATCTCGCGTCTTAGGCCCGTGCTGATGACAGCGCTTACCGGCATCATTGGTTTTGCTCCGATGGCGATTGCGACAAGCGCTGGCGCTGAGGTGCAGCGTCCGCTTGCGACCGTTGTGATTGGCGGATTGTGTACTTCGCTTCTGCTCACACTTCTTGTGATTCCGTCGGTCTATACATGGTTTGTAAAACAGGATAAGCAAAAAAACATAGTCCGATGA
- a CDS encoding cation transporter yields MSEDHTHGSAANVRQAAGKYKHRLLWSFWVIGGYFIVELVGGLMTNSLALLSDAGHMLTDVLGLGMAVAAIRAADRVKRDPQKTFGLYRLEILAALANAVLLFGVALYILYEAIERFQKPPAVLGAPMLFVAIIGLAVNLLVFFWLRGGASESINVEGAYLEVLADLLGSVGVIVAAVVIQATGFRLIDPIFGTVIGVFVLPRTWRLARKAIRILIQAAPPDLDIKAMHAALENIDGVCAIHDLHAWTLTSGMEICSVHLCLQEGAETASVLKTAQNILHDQFGMNHPTIQIEPEGFMHCEQSNSGTQNW; encoded by the coding sequence ATGAGCGAAGATCACACACATGGGTCAGCGGCTAACGTGCGGCAGGCCGCAGGCAAGTATAAACATCGGCTCTTATGGTCATTTTGGGTCATAGGCGGATATTTTATAGTGGAGCTCGTGGGCGGCCTGATGACCAATTCACTGGCGCTGCTCTCAGATGCCGGTCATATGTTAACCGACGTGCTTGGGCTTGGCATGGCGGTAGCTGCCATCCGTGCAGCTGACCGCGTCAAGCGCGATCCACAGAAAACCTTCGGTTTATACCGCTTGGAAATCCTGGCTGCACTCGCCAATGCGGTGCTGCTATTCGGTGTCGCACTATACATCCTTTACGAAGCCATTGAGCGTTTCCAAAAGCCTCCTGCAGTACTCGGGGCGCCCATGCTTTTTGTTGCCATCATCGGGCTTGCGGTCAACCTGCTGGTTTTCTTTTGGCTCAGGGGCGGCGCCAGTGAAAGCATCAATGTTGAAGGCGCCTATCTTGAAGTGCTTGCTGATTTGCTTGGCTCCGTTGGGGTGATTGTAGCAGCGGTTGTCATTCAGGCCACTGGCTTTCGGCTTATCGATCCCATCTTCGGCACCGTTATTGGGGTGTTTGTGCTGCCTCGCACATGGCGCTTGGCGCGCAAAGCCATCCGGATTCTGATTCAAGCTGCCCCACCCGATCTGGACATCAAAGCCATGCATGCGGCCCTCGAAAACATTGATGGCGTCTGTGCGATTCATGACCTGCACGCATGGACCCTTACCTCGGGCATGGAAATTTGCTCGGTGCATTTGTGCTTGCAAGAAGGAGCTGAAACAGCGTCCGTGCTCAAGACGGCCCAGAATATCCTCCATGATCAATTCGGTATGAACCATCCCACCATCCAAATCGAGCCTGAAGGTTTTATGCACTGCGAACAAAGCAATAGCGGCACCCAAAACTGGTAA